One Bombus vancouverensis nearcticus chromosome 7, iyBomVanc1_principal, whole genome shotgun sequence DNA window includes the following coding sequences:
- the Dysb gene encoding dystrobrevin binding protein dysbindin isoform X1 — MKALLNRTAPTCSSTLRNKFQTVQEGISASIRGLTVVENPKQKKTGNIRNVNYNAGADILHRFQLQWNELHELAEENAGKAQEADKLIGTIYEKLEQEWKNITCLNSTLAYIPKINNAIQDLMDQIGTLQEMFEEVEGAIYQLENLNEMLDLQSRQLDHRFQLALYKEKKLAELNVIKAKLADEHIERVSKYELKQQKMMKERRETFDEAFKEELREYKATGSISKLPVTQQGPSLDEIVLDVDSTIFNEFLKN, encoded by the exons ATGAAGGCTCTGCTTAACAGGACTGCTCCAACTTGTTCAAG CACTTTGCGTAACAAGTTTCAAACAGTTCAAGAGGGTATATCTGCTAG TATTAGAGGATTAACTGTTGTTGAAAATCCAAAACAAAAAAAGACTGGAAACATCAGAAATGTTAATTACAATGCAGGAGCTGATATCTTACATAGATTTCAATTGCAATGGAATGAACTACATGAGCTAGCAGAAGAAAATGCGGGTAAAGCTCAAGAAGCTGATAAACTCATTGGAACTATTTATGAAAAACTCGAACAAGAATGGAAAAACATTACGTGTCTAAATAGTACTTTAGCTTACATTCCAAAAATCAACAATGCAATACAGGATCTTATGGATCAAATAG GAACATTACAAGAAATGTTTGAGGAGGTAGAAGGTGCTATATATcaattagaaaatttaaatgaaatgttAGATTTGCAAAGTAGACAATTGGATCATAGATTTCAATTAGCCTTATATAAGGAGAAAAAACTTGCAGAATTAAATGTTATTAAAG CAAAATTGGCTGATGAACATATTGAGAGAGTATCAAAATATGAACTTAAACAGCAGAAAATGATGAAAGAAAGACGAGAAACATTTGATGAAGCTTTTAAAGAAGAGCTTAGGGAATACAAAGCAACAGGATCCATATCAA aattgcCAGTGACACAACAAGGGCCTTCATTGGATGAGATAGTTTTGGATGTAGATTCAacaatatttaatgaatttttaaaaaactAA
- the Dysb gene encoding dystrobrevin binding protein dysbindin isoform X3, whose protein sequence is MKALLNRTAPTCSSTLRNKFQTVQEGISASIRGLTVVENPKQKKTGNIRNVNYNAGADILHRFQLQWNELHELAEENAGKAQEADKLIGTIYEKLEQEWKNITCLNSTLAYIPKINNAIQDLMDQIAKLADEHIERVSKYELKQQKMMKERRETFDEAFKEELREYKATGSISKLPVTQQGPSLDEIVLDVDSTIFNEFLKN, encoded by the exons ATGAAGGCTCTGCTTAACAGGACTGCTCCAACTTGTTCAAG CACTTTGCGTAACAAGTTTCAAACAGTTCAAGAGGGTATATCTGCTAG TATTAGAGGATTAACTGTTGTTGAAAATCCAAAACAAAAAAAGACTGGAAACATCAGAAATGTTAATTACAATGCAGGAGCTGATATCTTACATAGATTTCAATTGCAATGGAATGAACTACATGAGCTAGCAGAAGAAAATGCGGGTAAAGCTCAAGAAGCTGATAAACTCATTGGAACTATTTATGAAAAACTCGAACAAGAATGGAAAAACATTACGTGTCTAAATAGTACTTTAGCTTACATTCCAAAAATCAACAATGCAATACAGGATCTTATGGATCAAATAG CAAAATTGGCTGATGAACATATTGAGAGAGTATCAAAATATGAACTTAAACAGCAGAAAATGATGAAAGAAAGACGAGAAACATTTGATGAAGCTTTTAAAGAAGAGCTTAGGGAATACAAAGCAACAGGATCCATATCAA aattgcCAGTGACACAACAAGGGCCTTCATTGGATGAGATAGTTTTGGATGTAGATTCAacaatatttaatgaatttttaaaaaactAA
- the Dysb gene encoding dystrobrevin binding protein dysbindin isoform X2 yields the protein MFSTLRNKFQTVQEGISASIRGLTVVENPKQKKTGNIRNVNYNAGADILHRFQLQWNELHELAEENAGKAQEADKLIGTIYEKLEQEWKNITCLNSTLAYIPKINNAIQDLMDQIGTLQEMFEEVEGAIYQLENLNEMLDLQSRQLDHRFQLALYKEKKLAELNVIKAKLADEHIERVSKYELKQQKMMKERRETFDEAFKEELREYKATGSISKLPVTQQGPSLDEIVLDVDSTIFNEFLKN from the exons atgTTTAGCACTTTGCGTAACAAGTTTCAAACAGTTCAAGAGGGTATATCTGCTAG TATTAGAGGATTAACTGTTGTTGAAAATCCAAAACAAAAAAAGACTGGAAACATCAGAAATGTTAATTACAATGCAGGAGCTGATATCTTACATAGATTTCAATTGCAATGGAATGAACTACATGAGCTAGCAGAAGAAAATGCGGGTAAAGCTCAAGAAGCTGATAAACTCATTGGAACTATTTATGAAAAACTCGAACAAGAATGGAAAAACATTACGTGTCTAAATAGTACTTTAGCTTACATTCCAAAAATCAACAATGCAATACAGGATCTTATGGATCAAATAG GAACATTACAAGAAATGTTTGAGGAGGTAGAAGGTGCTATATATcaattagaaaatttaaatgaaatgttAGATTTGCAAAGTAGACAATTGGATCATAGATTTCAATTAGCCTTATATAAGGAGAAAAAACTTGCAGAATTAAATGTTATTAAAG CAAAATTGGCTGATGAACATATTGAGAGAGTATCAAAATATGAACTTAAACAGCAGAAAATGATGAAAGAAAGACGAGAAACATTTGATGAAGCTTTTAAAGAAGAGCTTAGGGAATACAAAGCAACAGGATCCATATCAA aattgcCAGTGACACAACAAGGGCCTTCATTGGATGAGATAGTTTTGGATGTAGATTCAacaatatttaatgaatttttaaaaaactAA